Proteins encoded in a region of the Desulfosoma sp. genome:
- the moaA gene encoding GTP 3',8-cyclase MoaA: MRTQLVDGYARRVDYLRLSVTDRCNLRCTYCMPREGFRFIPHEEILRYEELLRLVRIAVGLGISKVRITGGEPFVRKDILDFLAHLSAVPGIQDVSLTTNGVLLESLIERLWQAGIRRLNVSLDTLQPAKYAAITGVDAFWRVWRGLHAALDLGFSPVKINVVAMKGVNDDEIEALAQLTLTYPFHVRFIELMPFRPDAYEERYLSSDLVMQRLSVIGPLLPTGSGNGNGPARYFQFPKAPGKIGLISPMSHHSCPTCNRLRITAEGSLRTCLFDDGHVDLRHPLRHGFSDEQIAGIILQAVQRKPKSHPLSGGGSVPRRKCHARPMTSIGG, from the coding sequence ATGCGCACGCAACTTGTGGACGGCTACGCTCGACGCGTGGATTACCTGAGGCTTTCCGTTACAGACCGGTGCAATCTTCGGTGCACTTATTGTATGCCACGGGAAGGTTTTCGTTTTATTCCCCATGAAGAAATCCTGCGTTACGAAGAGCTGTTGCGGCTTGTGCGCATTGCCGTGGGTTTGGGTATTTCCAAGGTGCGCATTACCGGGGGGGAACCCTTCGTGCGCAAGGACATTTTAGATTTCTTGGCACATCTTTCCGCGGTGCCTGGCATTCAGGATGTGAGTCTCACCACCAATGGGGTTCTTCTGGAATCTTTGATCGAAAGGCTTTGGCAGGCCGGCATCCGCAGGCTTAATGTAAGCCTCGATACTTTGCAACCGGCCAAATATGCTGCCATTACTGGAGTGGATGCTTTTTGGCGTGTGTGGCGCGGCTTACACGCGGCGCTGGATCTAGGGTTTTCCCCTGTCAAGATCAACGTGGTGGCCATGAAAGGTGTCAACGATGACGAGATCGAAGCGCTGGCTCAACTCACTTTGACTTATCCATTTCATGTAAGATTCATAGAACTCATGCCCTTTCGCCCGGACGCCTACGAAGAGCGTTACCTGTCCTCTGACCTTGTGATGCAGCGTCTTTCGGTCATCGGTCCTCTGCTTCCTACCGGTTCGGGAAACGGTAACGGCCCGGCTCGCTATTTTCAGTTCCCCAAAGCCCCGGGAAAAATCGGTTTGATCAGCCCCATGAGCCATCATTCTTGTCCCACGTGCAACCGGCTGCGAATCACCGCGGAAGGCTCCCTGCGAACATGCCTCTTTGACGATGGTCACGTGGACTTGCGTCATCCCTTGCGCCATGGTTTTTCCGACGAACAGATCGCCGGAATCATTTTGCAAGCCGTCCAAAGAAAACCCAAAAGCCATCCTCTCAGCGGCGGCGGCTCGGTGCCTCGGCGCAAATGCCATGCCCGCCCCATGACTTCCATCGGAGGCTAA
- the fbp gene encoding class 1 fructose-bisphosphatase — protein sequence MQGRKVGVTVTEHLLRQQRLTPQATGAFTLLFNELVVAAKLINRELNKAGLNDIYGLTGDVNVYGEQVQKLDDFAHRVLVRRLSQSEQLCCIASEEDADLIEIPSTIPRGPYILLMDPLDGSSNIDVNVSVGTIFSIRRRLRDTGPVTLDEVLRPGTEQVAAGYFIYGSSTMLVYTTGQGVHGFTLHPALGEFFLSHENIRIPKRGKIFSVNEGNYNYWDDSVRLYVDYLKTPDREKGRPYTARYIGSLVSDFHRNLMKGGIFMYPADRKDPKKPSGKLRLMFEAAPMAMVAEQAGGAATDGLRRILDIEPETLHDRVPLFVGSQEDVEEAARFLRGEAP from the coding sequence ATGCAAGGAAGGAAAGTGGGCGTTACAGTGACCGAGCATCTTTTGCGCCAGCAACGGTTGACGCCTCAGGCGACGGGGGCCTTCACGCTCCTTTTCAACGAACTGGTGGTTGCGGCGAAACTTATCAACCGAGAACTGAACAAGGCCGGACTGAACGACATTTATGGACTTACGGGAGACGTCAACGTCTACGGGGAGCAGGTACAGAAGCTCGATGATTTTGCCCACCGAGTCTTGGTCCGACGATTGAGTCAATCGGAGCAATTGTGCTGCATCGCCTCAGAAGAGGATGCGGATCTCATTGAAATTCCAAGCACAATCCCACGCGGCCCTTATATTTTGCTGATGGATCCTTTGGACGGATCTTCCAACATTGATGTGAACGTGAGTGTGGGAACGATTTTCTCCATTCGGCGTCGCCTTCGCGACACTGGTCCTGTAACTTTGGATGAAGTATTGCGCCCCGGCACGGAGCAGGTGGCCGCCGGCTATTTCATTTACGGTTCCAGCACCATGTTGGTTTACACCACAGGTCAGGGAGTGCACGGCTTCACATTGCACCCCGCTTTGGGAGAATTTTTCTTGAGCCACGAAAATATTCGTATTCCCAAAAGAGGCAAGATCTTCAGCGTCAATGAAGGAAACTACAACTATTGGGACGATTCGGTTCGCCTCTATGTGGATTACCTGAAGACCCCCGATAGGGAAAAGGGCCGTCCTTACACGGCACGCTATATCGGGTCTTTGGTGAGCGATTTTCATCGAAACCTTATGAAAGGCGGCATTTTTATGTATCCTGCGGACCGTAAGGATCCCAAGAAGCCCTCAGGAAAACTGCGTCTTATGTTTGAAGCGGCCCCCATGGCCATGGTGGCCGAACAGGCAGGCGGAGCCGCCACGGACGGGCTGCGACGTATTCTCGACATTGAACCCGAAACCTTGCATGATCGTGTCCCTTTGTTTGTGGGCAGTCAAGAGGACGTGGAAGAAGCAGCCCGATTCCTTCGTGGGGAAGCGCCGTAG
- the tsaD gene encoding tRNA (adenosine(37)-N6)-threonylcarbamoyltransferase complex transferase subunit TsaD — MLVLGIETSCDETAAALVRDGRIILSDVVASQIAVHSPYGGVVPELASRKHVESILPVIAEALRSGGVTLRDVDALAVTQGPGLIGALLVGLSAAKGLAYSLKKPLIAVNHLEGHMEAAFVETPRPEEPFVCLVVSGGHTALYFVDADGTSRCVGNTRDDAAGEAYDKVAKLLGLGYPGGVIIDRLAQGGNPTAFSFPKAHLEKGSMDFSFSGIKTALAYFVKKHGSPLENSTTLPYRLEDVAASFQEAVVEVLVEKTMAAVEHFQVRHVAVAGGVAANSRLRAKLQEEAAYRRIHLYLPAIRYCTDNAVMIAMAGYRLWQRRGFLCDPLSLDAVSRWVDL; from the coding sequence ATGCTTGTTCTCGGTATCGAGACTTCTTGTGACGAGACGGCTGCGGCTCTGGTACGAGACGGGCGCATCATCTTATCGGACGTGGTCGCAAGCCAAATCGCGGTGCATAGTCCCTACGGCGGCGTGGTGCCCGAGTTGGCGTCTCGAAAACACGTGGAAAGCATTCTGCCGGTCATTGCGGAAGCTTTACGATCGGGTGGGGTCACACTTCGAGATGTGGACGCCTTGGCGGTGACGCAAGGCCCCGGGCTCATAGGAGCCCTTCTAGTAGGCTTGAGCGCCGCCAAGGGATTGGCTTACTCGTTGAAAAAACCCCTTATCGCCGTCAATCACTTGGAAGGCCACATGGAAGCAGCTTTCGTGGAAACACCTCGACCGGAAGAGCCTTTTGTGTGCCTGGTGGTTTCCGGCGGCCATACAGCGCTGTATTTCGTGGATGCCGACGGCACCTCTCGCTGTGTGGGCAATACTCGAGATGACGCGGCGGGAGAAGCCTACGATAAGGTGGCGAAGCTGCTGGGGTTGGGATACCCTGGCGGCGTTATCATTGATCGGCTTGCTCAAGGCGGAAATCCTACGGCGTTTTCCTTTCCCAAAGCCCACCTGGAAAAGGGATCTATGGATTTCAGTTTCAGCGGCATTAAGACGGCGCTGGCCTATTTTGTCAAAAAACATGGTTCCCCCCTGGAAAACTCTACCACCCTTCCATACCGGCTCGAAGACGTGGCGGCCAGTTTTCAAGAAGCCGTCGTGGAGGTTTTGGTGGAAAAAACCATGGCGGCCGTGGAACATTTTCAAGTACGCCATGTGGCTGTTGCGGGCGGCGTGGCGGCCAACAGCCGACTGCGTGCAAAACTTCAAGAGGAAGCAGCGTATCGCAGGATCCACCTGTATCTTCCCGCGATCCGCTATTGCACCGACAATGCGGTGATGATTGCCATGGCCGGGTACCGCCTATGGCAGCGTCGTGGGTTCCTCTGCGATCCTCTGTCATTGGATGCTGTATCCCGATGGGTGGACCTATAA
- the rsmA gene encoding 16S rRNA (adenine(1518)-N(6)/adenine(1519)-N(6))-dimethyltransferase RsmA — translation MKGFLSPQEYFKITGKRPRKALGQHFLSQPKTAEKIVRAAGILSEDVVVEVGPGLGILTGFVAGTCRRLHLVEVDSDLAQLAEQALKDKEDSVRVHRMDILHFDWSRLAEETQRRLVVLGNLPYHISSPLMFRLLEHRRSVHHGVFMVQREVGRRWAAAPGSKEYGVLSVLLSLYGRVEPLFPVGPGQFYPPPKVESVVVRIDFPEEQCDLKDVDFKLLRSLVNAVFQKRRKTLVNSLVGFHGLNAAKARKALEAAGMDPGIRPEAVEPEAYATLARILRTLNLSVERDSTRHDNSLDT, via the coding sequence ATGAAGGGTTTTCTTTCTCCGCAGGAATACTTCAAGATCACCGGAAAGCGTCCCAGAAAAGCTCTTGGACAACATTTTCTGAGTCAGCCCAAGACGGCCGAAAAAATCGTTCGTGCCGCGGGAATTCTTTCCGAAGACGTGGTGGTGGAAGTGGGCCCCGGTCTGGGCATTCTTACCGGCTTTGTCGCAGGCACCTGCCGTCGTCTTCACCTGGTGGAAGTGGATTCGGACTTGGCCCAGCTCGCGGAGCAAGCCCTTAAAGATAAAGAAGACAGCGTTCGAGTCCACCGCATGGACATCCTTCATTTTGATTGGAGTCGGCTGGCTGAGGAAACCCAAAGAAGGCTCGTGGTCCTGGGCAATCTTCCCTACCACATTAGCTCCCCTTTGATGTTTCGTCTTCTCGAACATCGCCGGTCTGTCCATCACGGGGTTTTTATGGTTCAGAGGGAAGTGGGAAGGCGATGGGCCGCAGCCCCGGGATCGAAGGAATATGGGGTTTTGTCTGTGCTGTTGAGCCTCTATGGTCGTGTTGAGCCTTTGTTTCCGGTAGGGCCCGGCCAATTTTATCCACCCCCGAAAGTGGAGTCTGTCGTTGTTCGAATCGATTTTCCCGAAGAACAATGCGATTTGAAAGACGTGGACTTTAAGCTGCTGAGAAGCTTGGTGAACGCTGTTTTTCAAAAGCGCCGAAAGACCTTGGTCAATAGCTTGGTCGGCTTTCATGGGCTTAACGCCGCAAAGGCTCGCAAGGCCCTTGAGGCGGCCGGCATGGATCCTGGAATTCGGCCTGAAGCCGTTGAGCCCGAAGCCTACGCAACCCTGGCACGAATCCTGAGGACTTTGAATCTCTCTGTCGAGAGGGACTCCACGAGGCATGACAATTCTTTAGATACTTAG
- the panC gene encoding pantoate--beta-alanine ligase — protein sequence MRVIDTVGEMQQQANLWRREGRVIGFVPTMGYLHEGHLALMRCAKERSDRLVVSVFVNPTQFAPGEDFERYPRDLDRDLALMQSVGVDVVFAPTVPEMYPDGFQTYVEVREVTQPLCGAKRPGHFRGVTTVVAKLFHIVKPHVAVFGEKDYQQLLTIRRMVHDLAMDVEIVGHSIVREPDGLAMSSRNVYLSFEERGEALLLSRALAEVTRLVQAGERDVSMLVSAARKILEQGTHVRIDYAELRDAETLEEMASLDRPGVLALAAYVGQARLIDNAVLRP from the coding sequence ATGCGCGTCATCGACACGGTCGGCGAGATGCAGCAGCAGGCGAACCTATGGCGTCGTGAAGGACGGGTCATCGGGTTCGTGCCCACCATGGGCTACCTTCACGAAGGGCACCTGGCTTTAATGCGGTGTGCCAAGGAAAGAAGCGACCGGCTCGTGGTGAGTGTGTTTGTGAACCCTACTCAATTTGCGCCGGGAGAAGACTTTGAACGCTATCCTCGAGATCTGGACCGAGATCTGGCTTTGATGCAATCGGTAGGTGTGGACGTGGTTTTTGCTCCCACGGTGCCCGAGATGTATCCGGACGGATTTCAAACCTACGTGGAAGTGCGCGAAGTGACCCAGCCTCTCTGCGGCGCCAAAAGGCCCGGGCACTTTCGTGGGGTCACCACGGTGGTGGCCAAGCTTTTTCACATCGTCAAACCTCATGTGGCGGTTTTTGGAGAGAAGGATTACCAGCAGTTGTTAACCATTCGACGCATGGTTCACGATTTGGCCATGGACGTGGAGATCGTGGGGCATTCGATTGTGAGGGAACCCGACGGGTTGGCCATGAGCAGCCGCAATGTGTACCTTTCTTTTGAGGAACGCGGTGAGGCCTTGCTGTTGTCCAGAGCCCTGGCGGAAGTCACACGACTTGTTCAAGCCGGAGAACGCGACGTTTCCATGCTGGTTTCGGCGGCTCGAAAGATCCTGGAACAGGGAACGCATGTGCGCATCGACTATGCGGAACTACGGGATGCTGAAACCTTGGAAGAGATGGCCTCATTGGATCGGCCGGGAGTGTTGGCTCTGGCCGCCTATGTGGGACAAGCGCGTCTTATCGACAACGCCGTACTTCGGCCTTGA
- the panD gene encoding aspartate 1-decarboxylase → MRRTMMKSKLHRARVTDANLNYEGSLTIDAQLMELADILPYEQVRVYNVSTGARFETYAIEGPRGGGDICLNGAAARMGAAGDLIIIVTYADYEEEEARRHAPRVILLDDRNKPKKPELVQSWRS, encoded by the coding sequence ATGCGTCGCACCATGATGAAATCGAAGTTGCATCGAGCCCGTGTGACCGATGCCAATCTGAACTACGAAGGAAGCCTGACCATCGATGCTCAGCTCATGGAACTGGCTGACATTTTGCCTTACGAACAAGTAAGGGTCTACAACGTGAGCACGGGGGCGCGCTTTGAGACCTACGCCATTGAAGGGCCTCGAGGCGGCGGGGATATTTGCCTCAACGGAGCAGCGGCCCGTATGGGTGCTGCAGGAGATCTTATCATCATCGTCACTTATGCCGACTATGAAGAGGAAGAAGCCAGAAGGCACGCTCCCCGAGTGATCCTTTTGGATGATCGAAACAAACCCAAAAAGCCGGAGCTGGTGCAGAGTTGGCGTTCCTGA
- a CDS encoding DUF502 domain-containing protein, which translates to MAFLKGLKHRLRGYFITGLLAVVPLTFTVYVISIVLRNSDKIFNLLPEAYNPRRLIPFPIPGLGILVVVLVIFIIGLLVKNYVGSRIMDFGERIVYQIPLVRPIYSAVKQLLVAIFTQTGEGFERVVLIQYPRRGIYAIGFVTGVARGEVQEMTDQRVLNVFLPTTPNPTSGFYLLVPETDVIPLRISVEDAFKLIISGGLVSSQEGLLWNGVQRNSTPPGETQALNAINKGKGEESCP; encoded by the coding sequence TTGGCGTTCCTGAAGGGATTGAAACACCGTCTACGAGGCTATTTCATAACGGGACTGCTCGCCGTGGTCCCGCTTACTTTCACCGTTTACGTGATCAGCATTGTCCTTCGAAATTCCGACAAGATTTTTAATTTGCTTCCCGAGGCTTACAATCCAAGGCGTTTGATCCCCTTTCCTATTCCGGGATTGGGAATCCTTGTCGTGGTGCTTGTTATTTTTATCATCGGGTTGCTGGTAAAAAACTATGTGGGAAGCCGCATCATGGATTTTGGGGAAAGAATCGTTTATCAAATTCCACTGGTGCGCCCCATCTATTCGGCCGTCAAACAACTTCTGGTGGCCATTTTCACCCAAACCGGCGAAGGGTTTGAAAGGGTTGTGCTTATTCAATATCCACGCCGGGGCATTTATGCCATCGGATTCGTTACCGGCGTTGCCCGCGGTGAAGTGCAGGAAATGACGGATCAAAGGGTTCTTAACGTCTTTTTGCCGACAACACCCAATCCCACGTCCGGCTTTTACCTCTTGGTGCCGGAAACAGACGTTATTCCACTCAGAATTTCCGTGGAAGACGCCTTTAAATTGATCATTTCGGGGGGACTTGTCAGCTCCCAGGAAGGGCTCTTGTGGAACGGTGTCCAGCGTAACTCGACCCCACCAGGCGAGACGCAGGCATTGAATGCCATTAACAAAGGAAAGGGAGAAGAATCATGTCCATGA
- the metK gene encoding methionine adenosyltransferase — protein sequence MSMSRFLFTSESVTEGHPDKVADRISDSILDAIIAEDKSARVACETLVTTGLAFIAGEITTSAWVDMPQIVRECIRDIGYNDSSMGFDWETCAVISSIDKQSPDIAMGVNEGEGLFDEQGAGDQGLMFGFACTETPVLMPMPIYYAHRITRKLAEVRKNGLLEWLRPDGKSQVTIEYIDRKPVRVDTVVVAAQHAPDVTYKTIQEGIIEEVIKKVFPPDLLDDKTRYFINSTGRFVIGGPMGDCGMTGRKIIVDTYGGQGSHGGGCFSGKDPTKVDRSASYMARYVAKNIVAAGLCERVEVQVAYSIGVAEPVSFMVNSQGTSKIPDDEIAKIVREVFSFKPANIIRHLKLLRPIYKKTSCYGHFGRNDPDFTWEKTDMVDVLLERAGRFGAS from the coding sequence ATGTCCATGAGTCGATTTCTTTTCACGTCGGAGTCGGTCACCGAAGGTCATCCCGACAAGGTTGCCGATCGGATTTCCGACTCCATTCTCGACGCTATTATCGCCGAAGACAAGAGCGCTCGAGTGGCCTGCGAGACCTTGGTGACCACAGGTTTGGCCTTTATCGCGGGTGAAATCACCACCTCCGCATGGGTGGATATGCCTCAGATCGTGAGGGAATGCATTCGCGATATCGGCTATAACGACTCGTCCATGGGTTTTGATTGGGAAACCTGTGCGGTCATCTCTTCCATAGACAAACAATCTCCGGACATTGCCATGGGGGTCAATGAGGGTGAAGGCCTCTTTGACGAGCAAGGCGCCGGAGACCAGGGGCTTATGTTCGGATTTGCCTGCACCGAAACCCCGGTGCTCATGCCTATGCCTATCTACTACGCGCATCGAATCACTCGAAAACTCGCTGAAGTGCGCAAGAACGGACTTCTGGAATGGCTGCGCCCGGACGGCAAAAGCCAGGTGACCATTGAATACATCGACCGGAAACCTGTTCGCGTAGACACGGTGGTCGTGGCGGCCCAGCACGCCCCGGACGTCACCTACAAAACCATTCAGGAAGGGATCATCGAGGAAGTCATCAAGAAGGTCTTTCCTCCCGATCTTCTCGATGACAAGACGCGATATTTCATCAACAGCACCGGCCGTTTCGTCATTGGAGGCCCCATGGGTGACTGCGGGATGACGGGACGCAAGATCATCGTCGATACCTACGGCGGCCAAGGAAGCCACGGCGGCGGCTGTTTTTCGGGAAAAGACCCCACCAAGGTGGACCGAAGCGCTTCCTACATGGCCAGATATGTGGCGAAAAACATTGTGGCCGCCGGATTGTGCGAACGCGTGGAAGTCCAGGTGGCTTACAGCATCGGTGTCGCCGAACCCGTGTCCTTCATGGTCAACTCTCAAGGGACATCCAAGATTCCGGACGATGAGATCGCCAAGATAGTGCGGGAGGTTTTCAGTTTTAAACCGGCCAACATCATTCGCCATTTAAAGCTCCTGCGGCCCATATACAAAAAGACCTCCTGTTACGGTCATTTTGGACGAAACGATCCCGATTTTACCTGGGAAAAGACCGACATGGTGGATGTGCTTCTGGAAAGGGCGGGGCGTTTCGGTGCTTCGTAA
- the ahcY gene encoding adenosylhomocysteinase — protein sequence MDCHVKDQALAEKGRLRIEWAARSMPVLRSIRERFAKEKPLQGLRLSACLHVTTETAALAQTLKAGGAEVRLCASNPLSTQDDVAASLAVHDGISVFAIKGEDTETYYRHIHQALAHGPQITMDDGADLVSTLHADQKDLLQGILGGTEETTTGVIRLRSMADQGVLRYPIIAVNDAKTKHLFDNRYGTGQSTIDGIIRATNRLLAGSTFVVSGYGWCGRGVAMRAAGMGAKVVITEVDPLRALEAVMDGYQVMPMAEAARIGDFFCTLTGDIHVIRREHFEIMKDGAIVANSGHFNVELDLDALAAMAVTKRSVRDFVEEYRLADGRCIYVLGEGRLVNLAAAEGHPSSVMDMSFANQALCVEYLIKHAKTLENKVYGVPEAIDKEIARLKLESMGVAIDRLTEEQEKYLHSWEMGT from the coding sequence ATGGACTGTCATGTGAAAGATCAAGCTCTTGCAGAAAAGGGGCGTCTGAGGATCGAGTGGGCGGCTCGATCCATGCCCGTTCTTCGCTCCATTCGAGAACGCTTCGCCAAAGAAAAACCGTTACAAGGTCTGCGCCTTTCGGCGTGCTTGCATGTGACTACGGAAACCGCGGCTCTGGCCCAAACCCTGAAAGCCGGAGGGGCTGAGGTGCGTTTATGCGCGTCCAACCCCTTGAGCACTCAGGACGACGTGGCGGCTTCCCTGGCAGTCCACGACGGCATTTCGGTCTTTGCCATCAAAGGCGAAGATACGGAGACCTATTACCGGCATATTCATCAGGCCTTGGCCCATGGACCTCAAATCACCATGGATGATGGAGCGGACCTGGTGAGTACCTTGCATGCGGACCAAAAGGATCTTCTTCAGGGTATTCTCGGCGGAACCGAAGAAACCACAACGGGTGTTATTCGACTACGCAGCATGGCGGATCAAGGAGTGCTGCGCTATCCCATCATTGCCGTCAATGACGCCAAAACCAAACACCTCTTTGATAACCGTTACGGCACAGGCCAAAGCACCATCGACGGCATCATTCGGGCCACAAATAGACTGTTGGCCGGTTCCACTTTTGTGGTCAGCGGCTACGGGTGGTGCGGTCGTGGTGTGGCTATGCGGGCGGCCGGCATGGGAGCCAAGGTGGTGATTACGGAAGTGGATCCCCTGCGAGCTTTGGAAGCCGTCATGGACGGCTACCAGGTGATGCCTATGGCGGAAGCCGCCCGCATCGGGGATTTCTTCTGCACCCTTACCGGAGACATTCACGTCATTCGTCGAGAACATTTTGAAATCATGAAGGACGGCGCCATTGTCGCCAATTCCGGCCATTTCAACGTGGAACTGGACCTGGACGCTCTGGCGGCCATGGCTGTGACAAAGCGCTCGGTGCGAGACTTCGTGGAAGAATACAGGCTTGCCGACGGCCGATGTATCTATGTTCTGGGGGAGGGGCGCCTGGTCAATTTAGCGGCCGCTGAAGGCCATCCCTCCAGTGTCATGGACATGAGTTTCGCCAACCAGGCCTTGTGCGTGGAGTATCTGATCAAGCACGCCAAAACTCTGGAAAACAAGGTCTATGGTGTGCCCGAAGCCATAGACAAGGAAATCGCGCGACTTAAGCTGGAAAGCATGGGAGTGGCTATCGACCGTTTAACCGAGGAACAAGAAAAATACCTTCATTCCTGGGAAATGGGGACATAA
- a CDS encoding MltA domain-containing protein, with the protein MPPRSRKALERVNRQTLSRNQCGWVLWLLVTVLVLGGCGLLKLRPKPPDRFEKVSPRKIPEVTDDLQTEGLEAALEQSLVYLDRVRDYRVLEINGRPVSKEWVRETLLLFRERLREGRLNRRTLAQDFDWYKAKVTSKDAQGMLITGYYEPILSARRHPDEKYRYPIYEPPSDLIRVALERFSGVKLDPGGVRTLVGRVEGRLLVPYYSRKEIDGDGVLQGKATALAWLDNPFDVFSLHIQGSGVLQFEDGVLQRVGYAASNGHPYVSVGKVLIEEGVIPKEEMSLQSLRQYFATHPERTAELLGRNPSYIFFRWVDVGPVGSLNVPLTVGRSVALDSEIYPKALLGFLQGTLPAPQDNNSTATTPFTRWVLHQDSGGAIRGPHRLDLFCGTGLEAERVAGRLKSPGTFYIILKKEAPLSN; encoded by the coding sequence ATGCCCCCAAGATCGAGAAAGGCTCTCGAAAGGGTGAATCGACAAACCTTGTCGAGAAACCAGTGTGGATGGGTGTTATGGCTGCTGGTGACCGTTTTGGTTCTGGGGGGATGCGGCCTATTGAAACTTCGGCCAAAACCCCCGGACCGCTTTGAAAAGGTCTCACCGCGCAAGATACCGGAAGTGACCGACGACCTACAGACAGAGGGATTGGAAGCGGCCCTGGAACAGTCGCTGGTGTACCTGGACCGTGTGCGGGATTATCGCGTCCTTGAAATAAACGGACGCCCGGTCAGTAAGGAATGGGTTCGGGAAACCCTGCTCCTTTTTCGGGAAAGGCTTCGAGAGGGAAGGCTCAACCGGCGCACTTTGGCTCAGGACTTTGACTGGTATAAGGCGAAGGTCACATCCAAAGACGCTCAGGGCATGCTGATTACCGGCTATTATGAACCCATCCTTTCGGCGCGCCGGCATCCGGATGAAAAGTACCGGTATCCCATTTACGAACCGCCCTCGGATTTGATTCGAGTGGCCCTGGAGCGGTTTTCCGGGGTGAAGCTGGATCCCGGCGGCGTGCGGACCCTTGTGGGGCGTGTGGAGGGTCGCCTGCTTGTGCCCTATTACTCCAGAAAGGAAATCGACGGGGACGGAGTCCTTCAGGGAAAGGCGACGGCTTTGGCTTGGTTGGACAATCCCTTTGATGTCTTCAGTTTGCACATTCAGGGTTCCGGCGTTCTTCAGTTTGAAGACGGCGTGTTGCAACGCGTGGGTTATGCGGCTTCCAACGGTCATCCTTACGTGAGCGTGGGCAAGGTGCTCATTGAAGAGGGAGTGATTCCCAAAGAAGAGATGTCTTTGCAGAGTCTTCGTCAGTATTTTGCGACCCATCCGGAAAGGACCGCGGAGCTCTTAGGGCGAAACCCCAGTTACATCTTCTTTCGATGGGTGGATGTGGGGCCCGTGGGAAGCCTCAATGTGCCGCTGACGGTGGGACGATCCGTCGCCTTAGACAGTGAGATTTACCCCAAGGCCCTTTTGGGTTTTCTTCAAGGGACTCTGCCGGCCCCGCAGGACAACAACTCCACAGCCACGACGCCTTTCACTCGATGGGTGCTGCACCAAGACAGTGGAGGCGCCATTCGAGGCCCTCATCGGCTGGATCTTTTTTGCGGCACTGGCCTTGAAGCTGAACGGGTTGCCGGTCGCCTTAAATCCCCCGGTACTTTTTACATCATCCTGAAAAAAGAGGCGCCGCTTTCCAATTAG